One genomic window of Medicago truncatula cultivar Jemalong A17 chromosome 1, MtrunA17r5.0-ANR, whole genome shotgun sequence includes the following:
- the LOC11405396 gene encoding caffeoylshikimate esterase, whose amino-acid sequence MVHPIAEANDHSPFGTLTPEEFYTRHSVTHASEFITNSRGLKLFTQWWIPNPPTKLIGTLAVVHGYTGESSWTVQLSAVYFAKAGFATCAIDHQGHGFSDGLIAHIPDVNPVVDDCISFFESFRSRFDSSLPSFLYSESLGGAIALLITLRRGGLPWNGLILNGAMCGVSDKFKPPWPLEHFLSLAAAVIPTWRVVPTRGSIPDVSFKEEWKRKLAIASPKRTVARPRAATAQELLRICRELQGRFEEVDVPFLAVHGGDDIVCDPACVEELYSRAGSKDKTLKIYDGMWHQLVGEPEENVELVFGDMLEWLIKHAQRATVDGAT is encoded by the coding sequence ATGGTGCACCCAATAGCAGAAGCCAACGATCATAGCCCCTTCGGAACCCTAACTCCTGAAGAATTCTACACTCGCCACTCAGTGACTCACGCCTCCGAGTTCATAACCAACTCAAGAGGTCTTAAACTCTTCACTCAGTGGTGGATCCCTAATCCTCCAACCAAACTCATCGGAACCCTCGCCGTCGTCCACGGCTACACCGGCGAATCCAGCTGGACTGTCCAACTCTCCGCCGTCTACTTTGCTAAAGCCGGATTCGCCACTTGCGCCATTGATCATCAAGGTCATGGTTTCTCTGATGGTTTAATTGCTCATATTCCTGATGTCAATCCCGTTGTTGATGATTGTATCTCGTTCTTTGAATCGTTTCGATCTCGATTTGATTCATCTTTGCCTTCGTTTCTGTATTCGGAGTCTCTTGGTGGAGCTATCGCGCTTTTGATAACTCTCCGGCGAGGCGGATTGCCGTGGAATGGACTTATCCTCAACGGTGCTATGTGTGGAGTTAGTGATAAATTCAAACCGCCGTGGCCTTTGGAACATTTTCTCTCACTCGCAGCTGCGGTGATTCCGACGTGGCGCGTAGTTCCCACGCGTGGATCGATTCCGGATGTTTCCTTTAAAGAGGAGTGGAAGAGGAAGCTTGCAATTGCGAGTCCGAAGAGGACAGTGGCGCGTCCACGTGCTGCGACGGCGCAGGAGTTGTTGAGGATTTGTCGGGAGCTGCAGGGGAGGTTTGAGGAAGTGGATGTGCCGTTTCTTGCTGTGCACGGTGGCGATGACATAGTTTGCGATCCGGCGTGTGTAGAGGAGTTGTACTCACGCGCCGGTAGTAAAGATAAGACGCTGAAGATATATGATGGGATGTGGCATCAGTTAGTTGGGGAACCTGAAGAGAATGTGGAGTTGGTGTTTGGTGATATGTTAGAGTGGCTTATCAAACATGCTCAACGCGCCACCGTGGACGGTGCCACTTAG